In one Candidatus Cloacimonadota bacterium genomic region, the following are encoded:
- a CDS encoding integration host factor subunit beta: MHKLVANYRKKSIHGGTMTKADLIQAISQETGIILKDTKIIVDALLDNIKVSMINGEHIELRGFGTFKNKVRKSRIARNPNTKDLVHLPERVVPTFKFSKFFIDEVMKNN, encoded by the coding sequence ATGCACAAATTAGTCGCTAATTACAGAAAAAAATCCATCCATGGAGGCACCATGACCAAGGCTGATTTAATTCAGGCAATTTCCCAGGAAACTGGAATAATCTTAAAAGATACGAAAATTATAGTTGATGCACTCTTGGATAATATTAAAGTTAGTATGATCAATGGAGAGCACATTGAACTTAGAGGATTTGGAACCTTCAAAAATAAGGTTCGCAAATCGCGTATCGCACGTAATCCTAATACCAAGGATCTTGTTCACCTTCCAGAGCGAGTTGTCCCCACCTTTAAGTTTTCAAAATTCTTTATTGATGAGGTAATGAAGAACAATTAA